One window of the Labilibaculum sp. genome contains the following:
- a CDS encoding S-adenosylmethionine:tRNA ribosyltransferase-isomerase yields MDCNINTNSLDARQIQISDFTYDLPDERIAKHPLANRDLSKLLIYKNGLISESVFENLPSEIAAGTTMVFNNTKVIQARLIFHKETGARIEIFCLEPLRPADYNLAFQACGSSSWKCIVGNARKWKSGELKMPFYVEDKEYFLKAEKQEALEGAQEIFFSWNHPDLSFSEVLEQTGKIPIPPYLNRDTEATDLLRYQTVYSKYEGSVAAPTAGLHFTEDVFSHLEAKKIRREELTLHVGAGTFKPVKSEQIGDHEMHTEHIQVTLESLQNIIKLRGQIIAVGTTSVRSLESLYWMGVKILTKKENPHLLEQWEAYQLPADYSRQESYQAICSYMQENDLTLFNVATQIIIAPGYEFKVISGLVTNFHQPQSTLLLLISALVGDNWKKIYQYALKNDFRFLSYGDSSLLMRG; encoded by the coding sequence ATGGATTGTAATATCAATACAAATAGTTTGGACGCCAGACAAATTCAAATTTCAGATTTCACCTACGATCTTCCCGATGAGAGAATTGCCAAACATCCTTTAGCGAACAGGGATTTGTCAAAATTGCTGATTTACAAAAACGGATTGATTTCTGAATCTGTATTTGAAAATTTGCCTTCGGAGATTGCAGCCGGAACAACGATGGTATTTAATAATACCAAAGTGATTCAGGCCCGGTTGATATTTCATAAGGAGACAGGAGCCCGGATTGAAATATTCTGTTTGGAGCCTTTGAGGCCGGCTGATTACAATTTGGCTTTTCAGGCTTGTGGTTCTTCATCCTGGAAATGTATTGTGGGGAATGCACGAAAATGGAAGTCGGGTGAATTAAAAATGCCTTTCTATGTTGAGGACAAAGAGTATTTTCTGAAAGCCGAGAAGCAGGAAGCATTGGAAGGAGCTCAGGAGATCTTTTTTTCGTGGAATCATCCGGACCTGAGCTTTAGCGAGGTGTTGGAACAAACCGGTAAAATTCCAATTCCCCCCTATTTAAACCGCGATACGGAAGCAACGGATCTGCTTCGCTACCAAACTGTTTATTCAAAGTATGAGGGGTCGGTAGCTGCACCAACAGCAGGACTGCATTTTACTGAGGATGTGTTTTCTCATTTGGAAGCAAAAAAGATCAGGCGCGAGGAATTGACTTTGCATGTGGGGGCAGGAACGTTTAAGCCTGTAAAATCGGAGCAGATTGGCGATCATGAAATGCACACTGAGCATATTCAGGTTACTCTTGAGAGTCTTCAGAACATCATAAAGCTTCGCGGGCAGATTATTGCAGTAGGTACCACTTCTGTGCGAAGTTTGGAGAGTTTGTACTGGATGGGAGTTAAAATTCTGACCAAAAAGGAAAACCCTCATTTGTTGGAGCAGTGGGAGGCTTACCAGTTGCCGGCTGATTACAGCAGACAGGAATCATATCAGGCAATTTGCAGCTATATGCAGGAGAATGATTTGACTTTATTTAATGTGGCTACTCAGATTATCATCGCTCCGGGATATGAATTCAAAGTTATTTCGGGTTTGGTAACAAATTTTCACCAGCCGCAAAGTACTCTGCTTCTTTTAATCTCGGCACTTGTTGGTGATAATTGGAAGAAGATATATCAATACGCGCTGAAGAATGATTTTCGTTTTCTGAGTTATGGTGACAGCTCCTTGCTGATGAGAGGGTAG
- a CDS encoding LysE family transporter, with protein MDFQYLFKGIVVGLMVSIPLGPIGVLIIQKTIQKGRLAGFISGLGAAVADMFYATVAAFGLGMVLSFIKTQEFYLQLIGSIFLVYVGLRIFFTNPIKQIRGAKKTGKKGMLGDFVSIFFLTASNPIAVFVFVAVFAGASIFGSNPTLRIELFLILGVLLGGALWWYTLSTIINIFRKKFRLKQLFWINKISGIIIAALGFLAFLACFEPIKSFLHT; from the coding sequence TTGGATTTTCAATATTTATTTAAAGGGATAGTTGTGGGGTTAATGGTTTCTATACCATTAGGTCCGATAGGGGTGTTAATTATTCAAAAAACCATTCAGAAAGGTCGTTTGGCTGGTTTTATTTCAGGCTTGGGTGCTGCTGTTGCAGATATGTTTTATGCTACGGTTGCAGCTTTTGGTTTGGGAATGGTGCTTAGTTTTATTAAAACACAGGAATTCTACCTGCAGTTGATTGGCAGTATTTTTCTGGTGTATGTAGGGTTGCGAATCTTTTTTACAAATCCTATAAAGCAGATTAGAGGAGCAAAAAAAACAGGTAAAAAGGGAATGCTGGGTGATTTTGTCTCTATATTTTTTCTTACTGCATCGAATCCGATTGCAGTTTTTGTTTTTGTAGCGGTTTTTGCCGGAGCCTCTATTTTTGGAAGCAATCCGACATTGAGAATTGAATTGTTTCTGATTTTAGGAGTGTTGTTGGGAGGAGCTTTATGGTGGTATACCTTGTCGACCATTATTAATATATTCCGAAAGAAATTCAGATTGAAACAATTGTTTTGGATCAACAAAATTTCAGGAATTATTATTGCCGCATTAGGATTCCTTGCTTTTCTGGCCTGTTTTGAGCCAATCAAATCTTTTCTTCACACCTAA
- a CDS encoding DUF2027 domain-containing protein has protein sequence MQINTGDKVRFLNETGGGIVTRIIDAKTVMVLNDEDEFEIPSLKTNLVVIESVNTGTSPQSKQSNSSSSSSSLPSAKQSLFVEKEEVYAAFAPKESATQSESPLELFLINDTNQILLYSFYDEKGNGMEGITAGTLDPKSKILLSEYEIKDLNELTCCHFQIIFYQQGKFTLKKPLDRPLKIQAVKFHKSSSYKDTAYFHQEVILYKLTGENLEQKIEELSNKDFKQAIREKENPEKVKPAPKNNNSDDNLIEVDLHINALIDSVTGLSNADILEFQLSKFHEVLRQNQYEKGKKIVFIHGIGNGTLKQRVHSELKRKYRKHYSQDASFKEYGWGATMVTIR, from the coding sequence ATGCAAATAAATACAGGAGATAAAGTCCGGTTTTTAAATGAAACAGGTGGTGGTATTGTCACCCGAATTATTGATGCCAAAACCGTTATGGTTTTAAATGACGAGGATGAATTTGAGATCCCAAGCCTTAAAACCAATTTGGTTGTAATCGAATCGGTAAATACAGGAACTTCCCCTCAATCCAAACAAAGTAATTCTTCCAGCTCAAGCTCCTCATTGCCATCAGCAAAACAATCTCTATTTGTTGAAAAGGAGGAAGTTTACGCAGCCTTTGCCCCCAAGGAATCAGCCACCCAATCGGAAAGTCCGTTGGAGCTGTTTTTAATTAACGATACCAATCAAATTCTTTTGTACAGTTTCTATGATGAAAAAGGAAATGGAATGGAAGGAATAACTGCAGGAACTCTTGATCCTAAATCAAAAATCCTTTTATCGGAATACGAAATAAAAGACTTGAACGAATTGACCTGCTGCCATTTTCAAATCATATTCTATCAGCAGGGAAAATTCACCCTGAAAAAACCTTTGGATCGTCCGCTTAAAATTCAGGCTGTAAAATTCCATAAATCTTCAAGCTATAAGGATACTGCCTACTTTCATCAGGAGGTAATACTTTACAAACTAACAGGCGAAAACCTGGAGCAAAAAATAGAAGAACTAAGCAATAAAGATTTTAAACAGGCAATTCGTGAAAAGGAAAATCCGGAGAAAGTAAAACCGGCTCCGAAGAACAATAATTCTGATGATAATTTAATCGAAGTAGACTTACACATCAATGCATTAATTGACTCTGTAACGGGTCTGTCAAATGCTGACATCCTTGAATTTCAACTCAGTAAATTTCATGAGGTGCTGCGCCAAAACCAATACGAGAAAGGCAAAAAGATTGTATTTATTCATGGTATCGGCAATGGCACTTTAAAGCAACGTGTTCATAGCGAACTTAAAAGAAAATACAGAAAACACTATTCTCAGGATGCTTCGTTTAAAGAGTACGGATGGGGAGCAACCATGGTAACTATTCGATAA
- a CDS encoding histidinol-phosphatase has translation MNYFSYHTHTIFCDGKNTAEEFVERAIELGLNAIGFSSHAPLAQNEPWSMPLQSLKEYTAEVEALKQKYRSKIQIYLSLEIDYIPEATKSFKELKKEAGLDYTIGSVHLVKAKSDSGFWFLDGPDTNYIHGIEVLFDGDVQKAVTAYYNQIIEMIETQKPDIVGHVDKVKMNNKGRFFSENEKWYVDLLDQTIKAIRNSGTIVEVNTRGIYKKKSDSFFPDSYFLRECKKYAVPVTISTDAHQLDELVSGFDSAVSLLKDIGFKSVRVFADGYWQDQSL, from the coding sequence ATGAATTATTTTTCATACCACACCCACACGATCTTTTGCGATGGTAAAAACACAGCGGAAGAATTTGTTGAAAGAGCTATAGAGCTTGGTTTGAATGCAATCGGATTTTCTTCTCATGCACCATTGGCGCAAAATGAGCCGTGGAGTATGCCATTGCAAAGCTTAAAGGAATACACGGCTGAAGTGGAGGCCTTGAAGCAAAAGTACCGGTCAAAAATACAGATTTACCTGTCTTTGGAGATTGACTATATTCCCGAAGCGACAAAATCTTTTAAGGAGTTGAAAAAAGAGGCTGGCTTGGATTATACAATCGGTTCGGTTCATCTGGTGAAAGCTAAGTCTGATTCCGGGTTTTGGTTTCTTGATGGACCGGATACAAACTACATTCATGGCATTGAGGTTTTGTTTGACGGGGATGTTCAAAAAGCTGTCACAGCTTATTACAATCAGATCATTGAAATGATTGAAACTCAGAAACCAGATATTGTCGGGCATGTTGATAAGGTGAAAATGAACAATAAAGGCCGGTTTTTTTCTGAAAATGAGAAATGGTATGTTGATTTGTTGGATCAGACAATTAAAGCGATCAGGAATTCCGGAACTATCGTTGAAGTCAATACCAGAGGGATTTACAAGAAAAAGTCTGATTCGTTTTTCCCTGATTCCTATTTTTTGAGAGAATGTAAAAAGTATGCGGTACCTGTTACAATCAGCACCGATGCTCATCAGCTGGATGAATTGGTTTCAGGATTCGATTCAGCTGTGAGTTTACTCAAAGATATTGGGTTTAAGTCAGTTCGTGTTTTTGCTGATGGGTACTGGCAGGATCAGTCTTTGTAA
- a CDS encoding SPOR domain-containing protein, which produces MTAGTIGFFSPFFDINFAGSDAGGSIYGVEIAKFKYPVYTDYFEELNDVVELSGKDGVYHYLSGLSNSRSEAENRVEEVKSFGYADARVLDLNLEFSSEQLAGVLANKTGGQDKTQKKKITSQTVKKNPAAETAIAKLTDIGNDCYYTILLQKSKSILNAESFSPHNSVKVLEADGKFQYVLGRFEDLGGAKKYLQEKVLTDFPYASLALINKGVLAKVNADTEGKSDVKISSNQTGSYNMGRKMRGKEYVDYYYELGHLKMSEKPIYMIEIGDYHDKKIADEAVQKLKDLGFTQARIKTPSGRKTETVQQSPSADAHFTIQVFASKSEINLKRLAIKDLTRTFDPQDELYRYFYGDYDNYWVCRRELREIRQKGCSDAFIVRL; this is translated from the coding sequence TTGACCGCCGGGACAATCGGTTTCTTTTCTCCTTTTTTCGATATCAATTTTGCCGGCTCCGATGCCGGAGGTTCAATATATGGTGTGGAAATTGCAAAATTTAAATATCCGGTGTATACCGATTATTTCGAGGAATTAAATGACGTTGTAGAGTTGAGTGGCAAAGATGGAGTGTATCATTATTTATCAGGTCTTAGCAATTCCAGAAGTGAAGCAGAGAATCGGGTGGAAGAAGTAAAGTCTTTCGGATACGCAGATGCCAGGGTGTTGGATTTAAATCTGGAGTTTTCGTCGGAGCAGCTTGCCGGAGTTCTTGCAAATAAAACAGGCGGTCAGGATAAAACTCAGAAGAAAAAAATCACCAGCCAAACAGTAAAAAAGAATCCTGCAGCTGAAACCGCAATTGCTAAGCTGACTGATATAGGTAATGATTGTTACTACACGATACTTCTTCAGAAAAGCAAAAGCATTCTAAATGCCGAAAGTTTTTCTCCGCACAATTCAGTGAAAGTACTGGAAGCAGATGGAAAGTTTCAATATGTATTGGGGCGCTTTGAGGATTTGGGCGGGGCTAAAAAATATTTGCAGGAAAAAGTGCTGACAGATTTTCCCTATGCCAGCCTTGCACTTATTAATAAAGGGGTGTTAGCGAAAGTGAACGCAGACACAGAAGGGAAAAGTGATGTGAAAATCTCCTCGAATCAGACAGGATCCTATAATATGGGGCGGAAAATGAGGGGAAAGGAATATGTTGACTACTATTATGAGCTAGGACATTTAAAGATGTCTGAAAAACCAATTTACATGATTGAAATTGGAGATTATCACGATAAAAAGATTGCGGATGAGGCGGTTCAGAAATTAAAGGATCTTGGTTTTACTCAGGCAAGAATAAAAACCCCCTCAGGCCGAAAAACGGAGACCGTTCAGCAAAGTCCTTCTGCAGATGCCCATTTTACCATTCAGGTATTTGCAAGTAAATCTGAAATAAACCTTAAGCGGCTTGCAATTAAAGATCTTACCCGGACATTTGATCCGCAGGACGAGTTGTACCGTTATTTTTATGGTGATTACGACAATTATTGGGTTTGCCGCCGGGAACTGCGCGAAATCCGTCAAAAAGGCTGCAGCGATGCATTTATTGTCCGATTATAG
- a CDS encoding YgiQ family radical SAM protein has product MTENNKLHIDKWLPTSAKEVKERGWEELDVILFSGDAYIDHPSFGAAVIGRVLENEGLKVAIVPQPNWRDDLRDFKKLGQPKLFFGVTAGNMDSMVNHYTANRRLRHDDAYTPDGRHGQRPDRPTIVYSQILKKLYPDTPILIGGIEASLRRVTHYDYWDNELKPSILCESNADLLVYGMGEKPLKEIVRLTKKGVPFYSLTNIPQTSFLVAQDEVYPTKKTWQDQKLYSHEDCLNDKKKFASNFRYIEMESNAMMAKKLTQDYKDQTIVVNPPYPVMNEKEMDEVYDLPYTRLPHPRYKDKKIPAFDMIKFSVNMHRGCFGGCSFCTISAHQGKFIANRSEKSILKEVENITKMPDFKGYLSDLGGPSANMYQMKGIFESICKTCRRPSCIHPDVCPNLNTNHQAMLDIYKKVDQVPGVKKSFVGSGIRYDLILHQTKDDKINKSNREYATELIKNHVSGRLKVAPEHTSDDVLNMMRKPSFNLFYKLKALFDDINKKEGLNQQLIPYFISSHPGSQPTDMADLAVKTKELDFKLEQVQDFTPTPMTVATVIYYSGYHPYTLKKVFTAKSEKEKLAQRKFLFWYKKEYREAIKTELIKMGKKDMLTKLFK; this is encoded by the coding sequence ATGACTGAGAACAACAAACTGCACATAGATAAGTGGCTTCCAACATCGGCTAAGGAAGTAAAAGAAAGAGGTTGGGAAGAATTGGATGTAATTCTATTCAGCGGTGATGCCTACATTGATCACCCTTCGTTTGGAGCTGCTGTTATAGGACGGGTTCTGGAAAACGAAGGCCTGAAAGTTGCTATTGTGCCACAACCAAACTGGCGTGATGATTTACGTGACTTTAAGAAACTCGGACAGCCTAAATTATTCTTTGGAGTGACAGCAGGCAATATGGATTCTATGGTCAATCATTATACCGCGAACAGAAGATTGCGGCATGATGACGCTTATACACCCGATGGCAGACACGGCCAAAGACCTGACCGCCCGACAATTGTGTATTCTCAGATCCTGAAAAAACTATACCCTGACACCCCCATACTAATTGGAGGAATTGAAGCTTCATTAAGGAGGGTAACTCATTACGATTATTGGGATAATGAACTGAAACCAAGCATCCTTTGCGAAAGCAATGCCGATTTATTGGTTTATGGAATGGGCGAAAAACCCTTAAAAGAAATTGTTCGCCTAACAAAAAAAGGAGTACCATTTTATTCTTTGACCAATATTCCACAAACGTCTTTTCTTGTTGCCCAAGATGAAGTTTATCCCACAAAGAAAACGTGGCAGGATCAGAAACTCTATTCACATGAAGATTGCCTGAACGACAAGAAAAAATTCGCAAGTAACTTTCGGTACATTGAGATGGAATCGAATGCAATGATGGCAAAGAAACTCACTCAAGACTATAAAGATCAGACCATTGTTGTGAATCCTCCGTACCCGGTGATGAACGAAAAGGAAATGGATGAAGTTTACGACCTTCCCTATACCCGATTGCCGCATCCGCGATACAAAGACAAAAAGATTCCTGCTTTTGATATGATTAAATTCTCGGTAAACATGCACAGAGGATGTTTTGGAGGCTGTTCATTCTGTACCATATCTGCCCATCAGGGAAAATTTATTGCCAACCGATCTGAAAAATCGATATTGAAAGAGGTTGAAAACATTACAAAGATGCCCGATTTTAAAGGTTATCTTTCAGATTTAGGAGGCCCTTCTGCCAATATGTACCAAATGAAGGGGATTTTCGAATCGATCTGCAAAACCTGCAGAAGACCTTCATGCATCCACCCGGATGTTTGTCCAAACCTGAACACCAATCATCAGGCAATGCTTGACATTTACAAAAAGGTTGATCAGGTTCCGGGAGTTAAGAAATCGTTCGTTGGCAGCGGTATTCGTTATGACCTTATTCTACATCAGACTAAAGATGATAAAATAAATAAATCGAACCGGGAATATGCTACCGAATTGATTAAAAATCATGTGTCGGGAAGATTAAAAGTTGCTCCGGAGCATACTTCCGATGATGTTTTGAATATGATGAGAAAACCATCCTTTAATTTATTTTACAAACTGAAGGCTTTGTTCGACGACATCAACAAAAAGGAAGGTTTGAACCAGCAACTAATTCCATACTTTATTTCAAGTCACCCGGGAAGTCAGCCAACTGATATGGCCGACCTTGCTGTAAAAACAAAAGAACTTGATTTTAAACTGGAACAAGTTCAGGATTTTACCCCAACACCAATGACTGTTGCTACAGTAATCTACTACTCTGGTTACCATCCCTACACATTAAAAAAGGTATTTACGGCCAAGAGTGAAAAGGAAAAGCTGGCACAACGAAAATTTCTGTTCTGGTACAAAAAAGAGTATCGCGAAGCGATAAAAACTGAATTGATAAAAATGGGCAAAAAAGACATGCTGACCAAACTTTTTAAATAG
- a CDS encoding TIGR01212 family radical SAM protein (This family includes YhcC from E. coli K-12, an uncharacterized radical SAM protein.) codes for MTDKQFQWGNNKRYNDFPSSFKRRFSERIQKISIDAGFTCPNRDGSKGIGGCTYCNNNSFNPAYCSPKKTITEQILLGIDFFNSKYKAQYYLAYFQAYSNTYGSLDHLKQIYGEALSHEKVVGLVIGTRPDCVSDSLLSYLEELAKDYYISIEYGVESLNDRALEAINRGHSYQEAEKTIMRTSGRGIHIGAHLVNGLPFDTPQMMIDHAVKLSNLPIDTLKMHQLQILNHTIMAKEYEVEPEKFYLFEMEEYLDFVVDVIERINPRVSLERFINQAPKGWLIAPKWGVKNFEFVDKLDKRLVERNSWQGKLFKEIE; via the coding sequence ATGACAGATAAGCAATTTCAGTGGGGGAATAATAAAAGATATAATGATTTTCCAAGTTCATTTAAAAGACGTTTCTCGGAACGAATTCAAAAAATATCAATAGATGCTGGTTTTACTTGTCCCAACCGTGATGGAAGCAAAGGAATAGGTGGTTGTACCTATTGCAATAACAATAGTTTTAATCCGGCTTATTGTAGTCCTAAAAAAACAATCACAGAGCAAATCCTATTGGGGATTGATTTTTTCAACAGCAAATACAAAGCTCAGTATTATCTGGCTTATTTTCAGGCTTATTCAAATACTTATGGATCACTTGATCATTTAAAGCAAATTTACGGGGAGGCTTTGTCTCATGAGAAAGTAGTTGGTTTGGTTATTGGTACCCGACCCGACTGTGTTTCCGATTCTCTTTTGAGTTATCTGGAAGAATTGGCAAAAGATTATTATATCAGTATTGAGTATGGTGTCGAATCATTGAATGACCGTGCTTTGGAAGCTATAAATCGTGGGCATTCCTATCAGGAAGCGGAAAAAACCATAATGAGAACTTCGGGGCGTGGAATTCATATTGGAGCCCATTTGGTGAACGGCCTTCCGTTCGATACACCGCAAATGATGATTGATCATGCTGTGAAATTATCAAACCTGCCAATTGATACGCTTAAAATGCATCAGCTGCAAATTCTCAATCATACAATAATGGCCAAAGAATATGAGGTGGAACCTGAGAAGTTCTATTTGTTCGAAATGGAGGAGTATTTGGATTTTGTTGTCGATGTGATTGAGAGAATCAATCCAAGGGTAAGTTTGGAACGGTTCATAAATCAGGCGCCAAAAGGATGGTTGATAGCACCGAAGTGGGGCGTTAAGAATTTTGAGTTTGTTGATAAACTAGACAAGAGGTTGGTGGAAAGAAACTCTTGGCAGGGAAAATTATTTAAGGAAATTGAATGA
- a CDS encoding lysophospholipid acyltransferase family protein gives MKLVDPKDLLKASESLSWFGGESFAKLLMYILRLNKLNDLYSANCGKDGIDFIDALLDDLGIKFEFDGEELKRIPKEGPFITISNHPFGGIDGLILIKLICMVRPEFKAMANFLLKKIEPIKDYFLGVNPFEERKGVASSTGGIKEGLRHLSDGFPLGIFPAGEVSSYQSHTNNITDKQWQPSILKFIKKADVPVVPIYFQGSNSLIFHLLGMIHPTLRTVKLPSELLNKKNKTVRIRIGNPISVKDQKGFTDINQYGRFLRAKTYMLGTPIEVKKFYQFKRKEKIAKVEDIIPPVNPEIIQSEVESLPKEYLLFKSSNFTVYCAPSSKLPHVLTELGRLREITFREVGEGTNLGIDVDEYDLYYHQLFIWDEELKKIVGAYRVGKGNEILSEYGLKGFYLQSLFRMSRKFQPVLHESLELGRSFIVKEYQKKPMPLFLLWKGILYFLLKNPQSRYLIGPVSISNKYSDLSKDLIIKFIMRNYFNYDLGQYIKSRKKFKVKIKDLDVDILLEMAKNDINKLDKLIGDFEITNDKLPVLLKKYISLNARIVGFNIDPNFNDCLDGLIVVDLFDVPIKVIESLSKEFNDETIMKRFSSEDVNF, from the coding sequence ATGAAGTTGGTTGATCCAAAAGATTTATTAAAAGCTAGTGAGAGCCTAAGCTGGTTTGGTGGTGAAAGTTTCGCCAAATTGTTAATGTATATTCTTCGGTTGAATAAATTGAATGATTTGTATTCGGCAAATTGCGGCAAGGATGGCATTGATTTTATTGATGCCTTACTAGACGATTTGGGAATTAAATTTGAATTTGACGGGGAAGAGTTAAAACGCATACCCAAGGAAGGTCCGTTCATCACAATATCAAATCATCCGTTTGGGGGAATTGATGGCTTAATTTTGATTAAGCTGATCTGCATGGTGCGTCCGGAGTTTAAAGCAATGGCTAATTTCCTGTTGAAAAAAATTGAGCCGATTAAAGATTATTTTCTGGGGGTAAATCCTTTTGAGGAAAGAAAAGGCGTAGCTTCCAGTACAGGTGGTATCAAAGAAGGACTACGTCATTTAAGTGACGGTTTCCCCTTGGGGATATTTCCTGCAGGAGAGGTTTCGTCCTATCAGTCCCACACAAATAATATTACCGATAAGCAATGGCAGCCATCCATTCTTAAGTTTATTAAGAAAGCGGATGTGCCTGTTGTGCCAATTTATTTTCAGGGAAGCAATAGTTTGATTTTCCATTTGCTGGGGATGATTCATCCTACACTTCGAACTGTGAAATTGCCATCGGAATTATTAAATAAAAAGAATAAAACGGTTCGGATCCGTATCGGAAATCCGATTTCGGTAAAAGATCAGAAAGGATTCACAGATATTAATCAGTATGGTCGTTTTTTGCGCGCAAAGACATATATGCTGGGGACACCAATTGAAGTGAAAAAGTTTTATCAATTCAAACGCAAGGAAAAAATTGCGAAGGTTGAAGACATTATACCTCCTGTAAATCCAGAGATTATCCAAAGTGAGGTGGAAAGCCTTCCTAAGGAATATTTGCTGTTCAAAAGCAGTAATTTTACCGTTTATTGTGCACCTTCTTCCAAGTTGCCTCATGTTTTGACAGAGCTTGGACGTCTTCGGGAAATTACCTTTCGGGAAGTTGGCGAAGGAACAAACCTGGGCATTGATGTTGATGAGTATGATTTGTATTACCATCAGCTTTTTATTTGGGATGAGGAGTTGAAGAAGATTGTCGGGGCTTATCGGGTAGGTAAGGGAAATGAAATTCTTTCAGAGTATGGATTGAAAGGTTTTTATTTGCAAAGTCTGTTCCGCATGAGCAGGAAATTTCAGCCTGTTTTGCATGAATCATTGGAGTTGGGGCGTTCTTTTATTGTGAAAGAATATCAAAAAAAGCCAATGCCTCTTTTTTTGCTTTGGAAAGGGATTCTGTATTTCTTACTTAAAAATCCTCAGTCACGTTATTTAATAGGTCCTGTGAGTATCAGCAATAAGTATTCTGATTTGTCGAAAGATTTGATCATTAAATTTATTATGCGGAATTATTTCAATTACGATTTAGGACAGTACATTAAATCAAGAAAGAAGTTTAAGGTCAAAATAAAAGATCTGGATGTGGATATTTTATTGGAAATGGCTAAGAATGATATCAATAAATTAGATAAGCTAATTGGCGATTTTGAGATCACGAATGATAAGTTGCCTGTACTTCTTAAGAAGTATATTTCTCTGAATGCCAGGATTGTTGGGTTTAATATCGACCCAAATTTTAATGATTGTCTGGATGGTTTGATCGTTGTTGATTTGTTCGATGTGCCAATAAAAGTGATTGAATCATTGTCGAAGGAGTTTAATGACGAAACGATTATGAAAAGATTTTCATCAGAAGATGTCAATTTTTAG
- a CDS encoding tetratricopeptide repeat protein, with the protein MTKFYLRTSTVVTLIILVFIVFGCNKNQADRANGNAIELMKKQKYTEAVKEFSAIVKEDKNYLPAYYNRAICYSFLNKNREAINDLNFVISKQKFDEETYFNRAILFENQKKYEAAIKDYNHLLTINPRNIQALHFRGICRYYIKDYSGAVTDYNLAIKYGLNSSGVYYNKAVALDCLEQYTKAIKYYDKAIKIDSKLERAYFARGIANLKNGNKEAAISDIKQSEKLGFKKATNVLREITG; encoded by the coding sequence ATGACTAAATTTTACTTACGAACTTCTACTGTTGTTACACTGATTATTCTCGTTTTTATTGTTTTCGGGTGCAATAAAAACCAGGCAGACAGAGCCAATGGCAATGCCATTGAATTGATGAAAAAACAGAAATATACTGAAGCTGTTAAAGAATTTTCTGCAATTGTTAAAGAAGATAAAAACTACCTCCCGGCCTATTACAACAGAGCAATCTGTTACTCTTTCCTGAACAAAAACAGAGAAGCAATTAATGATTTGAATTTTGTGATCTCGAAACAAAAATTTGATGAAGAGACCTATTTCAACAGAGCAATTCTCTTTGAAAATCAAAAGAAATATGAGGCAGCGATTAAAGACTACAATCATTTACTCACCATAAACCCCAGAAACATTCAAGCATTGCATTTTCGCGGCATCTGCAGGTACTACATCAAAGATTACTCCGGAGCAGTAACTGATTATAATTTGGCTATAAAATATGGACTAAACTCTTCGGGTGTGTACTACAACAAAGCGGTTGCGCTGGATTGCCTGGAACAATACACCAAGGCAATAAAATACTATGACAAGGCAATAAAAATTGACAGCAAATTGGAACGGGCCTACTTCGCCCGGGGAATTGCCAATTTGAAAAACGGCAATAAAGAAGCGGCCATCTCAGACATCAAACAATCAGAAAAATTAGGGTTTAAAAAAGCGACTAACGTACTCAGGGAAATTACCGGTTGA